In the genome of Neovison vison isolate M4711 chromosome 3, ASM_NN_V1, whole genome shotgun sequence, one region contains:
- the PLEKHB2 gene encoding pleckstrin homology domain-containing family B member 2 isoform X1 — protein MAFVKSGWLLRQSTILKRWKKNWFDLWSDGHLIYYDDQTRHSVEDKIHMPVDCINIRIGHECWDIQPPDGKPKDCMLQIVCRDGKTISLCAESTDDCLAWKFTLQDSRTNTTYGYGPYSGAYPPGTQVVYAANGQAYAVPYQYPYAGLYGQQPTNQVIIRERYRDSDSDLALGMLAGAATGMALGSLFWVF, from the exons GTACTATTTTGAAGCGTTGGAAGAAGAATTGGTTTGACCTGTGGTCAGATGGTCACCTGATCTATTATGATGATCAGACTCGGCATAGTGTTGAGGATAAGATCCATATGCCAGTAGACTGCATCAATATCCGCATCGGGCATGAGTGTTGGG atattCAGCCTCCAGATGGGAAGCCAAAAGACTGTATGCTGCAGATTGTTTGCCGAGATGGGAAAACTATCAGTCTTTGTGCAGAAAGCACAGATGATTGTTT ggcCTGGAAATTTACACTCCAGGATTCCAGAACAAATACA ACATATGGCTATGGTCCATACAGTGGTGCATACCCTCCAGGAACTCAAGTTGTCTATGCTGCAAACGGGCAGGCTTATGCTGTACCCTACCAGTACCCATATGCAG gaCTTTATGGACAACAGCCTACCAACCAAGTCATCATTCGGGAGCGGTATCGAGATAGCGACAGTGATCTGGCACTGGGCATGCTGGCTGGAGCTGCCACGGGCATGGCCTTAGGGTCTCTGTTCTGGGTCTTCTAG
- the PLEKHB2 gene encoding pleckstrin homology domain-containing family B member 2 isoform X3, producing MAFVKSGWLLRQSTILKRWKKNWFDLWSDGHLIYYDDQTRHSVEDKIHMPVDCINIRIGHECWDIQPPDGKPKDCMLQIVCRDGKTISLCAESTDDCLAWKFTLQDSRTNTAYVGSDVLYDETAVASSPPPYTAYAAPTLETYGYGPYSGAYPPGTQVVYAANGQAYAVPYQYPYAGLYGQQPTNQVIIRERYRDSDSDLALGMLAGAATGMALGSLFWVF from the exons GTACTATTTTGAAGCGTTGGAAGAAGAATTGGTTTGACCTGTGGTCAGATGGTCACCTGATCTATTATGATGATCAGACTCGGCATAGTGTTGAGGATAAGATCCATATGCCAGTAGACTGCATCAATATCCGCATCGGGCATGAGTGTTGGG atattCAGCCTCCAGATGGGAAGCCAAAAGACTGTATGCTGCAGATTGTTTGCCGAGATGGGAAAACTATCAGTCTTTGTGCAGAAAGCACAGATGATTGTTT ggcCTGGAAATTTACACTCCAGGATTCCAGAACAAATACA GCTTATGTTGGTTCAGATGTCCTGTATGATGAAACAGCTGTGGCTTCTTCCCCACCTCCTTACACAGCCTATGCCGCACCAACCCTGGAG ACATATGGCTATGGTCCATACAGTGGTGCATACCCTCCAGGAACTCAAGTTGTCTATGCTGCAAACGGGCAGGCTTATGCTGTACCCTACCAGTACCCATATGCAG gaCTTTATGGACAACAGCCTACCAACCAAGTCATCATTCGGGAGCGGTATCGAGATAGCGACAGTGATCTGGCACTGGGCATGCTGGCTGGAGCTGCCACGGGCATGGCCTTAGGGTCTCTGTTCTGGGTCTTCTAG
- the PLEKHB2 gene encoding pleckstrin homology domain-containing family B member 2 isoform X2, giving the protein MPVDCINIRIGHECWDIQPPDGKPKDCMLQIVCRDGKTISLCAESTDDCLAWKFTLQDSRTNTAYVGSDVLYDETAVASSPPPYTAYAAPTLETYGYGPYSGAYPPGTQVVYAANGQAYAVPYQYPYAGLYGQQPTNQVIIRERYRDSDSDLALGMLAGAATGMALGSLFWVF; this is encoded by the exons ATGCCAGTAGACTGCATCAATATCCGCATCGGGCATGAGTGTTGGG atattCAGCCTCCAGATGGGAAGCCAAAAGACTGTATGCTGCAGATTGTTTGCCGAGATGGGAAAACTATCAGTCTTTGTGCAGAAAGCACAGATGATTGTTT ggcCTGGAAATTTACACTCCAGGATTCCAGAACAAATACA GCTTATGTTGGTTCAGATGTCCTGTATGATGAAACAGCTGTGGCTTCTTCCCCACCTCCTTACACAGCCTATGCCGCACCAACCCTGGAG ACATATGGCTATGGTCCATACAGTGGTGCATACCCTCCAGGAACTCAAGTTGTCTATGCTGCAAACGGGCAGGCTTATGCTGTACCCTACCAGTACCCATATGCAG gaCTTTATGGACAACAGCCTACCAACCAAGTCATCATTCGGGAGCGGTATCGAGATAGCGACAGTGATCTGGCACTGGGCATGCTGGCTGGAGCTGCCACGGGCATGGCCTTAGGGTCTCTGTTCTGGGTCTTCTAG